A window of the Radiobacillus deserti genome harbors these coding sequences:
- a CDS encoding GNAT family N-acetyltransferase, giving the protein MLFFQEGELVIRTIDEQDLPELWELIYKEEHPEWKKWDAPYFKHESMSYEEFLAIKDQYVRLDSRFALQVGEQIIGTCGYYWEHEPSRWLEMGIVIYRPEFWSGGYGTKAIRFLIDYLFNTLPIARVGFTTWSGNHRMMKVGEKLGMTLEARLRKCRYYNGVYYDSIRYGLLREEWEQGVVEIDSLKRR; this is encoded by the coding sequence ATGTTGTTTTTTCAAGAAGGGGAATTAGTGATTCGTACAATAGATGAGCAGGATTTACCAGAATTATGGGAGCTTATTTATAAAGAAGAACATCCTGAATGGAAGAAATGGGATGCACCATATTTTAAGCATGAATCCATGTCTTATGAAGAATTTTTGGCCATTAAGGATCAATATGTAAGGTTGGATAGTCGGTTTGCGCTTCAAGTAGGGGAGCAAATCATCGGAACCTGTGGCTACTATTGGGAGCATGAGCCATCTCGATGGCTAGAAATGGGAATCGTTATTTATCGCCCAGAATTTTGGAGCGGAGGGTATGGTACAAAAGCCATTCGTTTTCTAATTGATTACCTATTCAACACGCTACCAATTGCACGTGTTGGTTTTACTACGTGGTCTGGGAACCATAGAATGATGAAGGTTGGTGAAAAACTCGGCATGACGTTAGAAGCACGGCTGCGAAAATGTCGCTATTACAATGGGGTCTATTATGATTCGATTCGTTATGGGCTATTGCGCGAGGAATGGGAACAAGGGGTAGTTGAGATAGATTCTTTGAAAAGAAGGTAA
- a CDS encoding o-succinylbenzoate--CoA ligase encodes MSIRLPHWLDKQAALNPNHIAIEQPSGETITFRELQRRSQSYAQKLASIGIKEGNHVAILSGNKVEMIVTVHAISYLGAVAVLLNTRLTASEIAYQLEDADVVGLICDPDFTSVAMQASDQQKFTPLTFLELEKQLSASVCLKQEINLNDVFTIMYTSGTTGFPKGVLHTYENHWWSATASSLNLGLHKSDKWLATLPLFHVGGLSIALKSVIYGMPMYLLPRFSVEAVHEGIMKRGVTIVSVVSVMVHQLLDKLNDSVTYPASFRCMLLGGGPAPKPLLEKAKSLAVPIFQTYGLTETSSQIATLSPKDALEKLGSAGKALMPAQLKIVQNGKEVAPGEAGEIVVKGPMVSNGYYKREPRQGDWLATGDLGYQDKDGFLYVLDRRKDLIVSGGENIYPAEIEEVLLGVEGVKDVGVVGKSDSKWGQVPVAFIVREGHVTEGNLKEHCLSHLAKYKVPTVFYFVDALPRNASNKLLRYKLHEELEKQS; translated from the coding sequence ATGTCAATACGTTTACCACATTGGCTAGATAAACAAGCGGCGTTAAACCCGAATCACATTGCAATTGAACAGCCTTCTGGAGAAACAATTACATTTCGAGAATTGCAAAGGAGAAGCCAATCCTATGCGCAAAAGCTCGCTTCCATAGGGATAAAAGAAGGAAATCATGTAGCTATTCTATCAGGAAATAAGGTGGAAATGATTGTGACTGTTCATGCTATTTCATATTTAGGAGCAGTGGCAGTTTTACTTAACACGAGATTAACAGCATCGGAAATAGCCTATCAGCTTGAAGATGCGGACGTAGTTGGATTGATCTGTGACCCTGATTTCACATCGGTAGCAATGCAGGCAAGCGACCAGCAGAAATTCACACCTTTAACCTTTTTGGAACTGGAGAAACAATTATCCGCATCTGTTTGTTTGAAACAGGAAATAAACCTGAACGATGTGTTCACCATCATGTACACATCGGGAACTACGGGGTTTCCAAAAGGGGTGTTACACACCTATGAAAATCATTGGTGGAGTGCGACGGCGTCTTCTTTGAACCTAGGATTACATAAGTCTGATAAGTGGTTAGCCACCTTGCCACTATTCCACGTTGGTGGGTTATCTATCGCTTTGAAAAGTGTCATTTATGGTATGCCTATGTATTTGTTGCCTCGTTTTTCTGTTGAAGCAGTTCATGAAGGAATCATGAAGCGTGGAGTTACGATTGTTTCGGTTGTTTCGGTGATGGTTCATCAATTGTTAGACAAGCTTAACGATAGCGTTACGTATCCAGCTTCGTTTCGCTGTATGCTTTTAGGTGGTGGACCTGCTCCGAAACCATTGCTAGAAAAAGCAAAAAGTCTTGCGGTTCCTATTTTTCAAACATATGGATTAACAGAAACTTCCTCACAGATTGCAACATTAAGTCCGAAGGATGCGTTAGAGAAGCTAGGTTCAGCTGGAAAAGCGCTTATGCCTGCCCAATTGAAAATTGTACAAAATGGCAAGGAAGTAGCACCAGGGGAAGCTGGTGAAATTGTTGTAAAAGGACCGATGGTTTCCAATGGCTATTATAAGCGGGAGCCTAGACAAGGGGATTGGTTAGCAACAGGTGACCTTGGTTATCAAGACAAAGACGGGTTTCTGTACGTACTAGATCGTCGTAAGGATTTGATTGTTTCTGGTGGAGAAAACATTTATCCGGCAGAAATTGAAGAGGTCTTACTTGGTGTTGAAGGAGTAAAAGATGTCGGTGTAGTAGGAAAGTCAGATTCGAAGTGGGGACAGGTTCCTGTTGCTTTTATCGTGCGGGAAGGTCATGTTACAGAAGGAAACTTAAAAGAGCATTGCTTATCTCACTTAGCAAAATATAAAGTGCCAACTGTTTTTTATTTTGTAGATGCTCTCCCACGAAATGCTTCGAACAAGCTATTACGATACAAGCTCCATGAGGAATTAGAGAAACAGAGCTAG
- a CDS encoding hydrolase: MERKKYYVNIGTQEISQVQVGDNDEFIIFASDEEVYQLREMMNQMYNADIRSFWRSHVPIAPYHNDTSNDTFDDGMVEAFRMIHDLGDDTTRKHIENMGVLDL, translated from the coding sequence ATGGAAAGAAAAAAATATTATGTAAACATAGGCACCCAGGAAATATCGCAAGTTCAGGTCGGTGACAACGATGAATTCATCATTTTTGCTTCGGATGAAGAAGTGTACCAATTAAGAGAAATGATGAATCAAATGTATAATGCTGACATTCGCAGCTTTTGGAGATCGCACGTGCCCATTGCTCCGTATCACAATGATACATCTAATGATACATTTGATGATGGTATGGTGGAAGCCTTTCGTATGATTCACGACTTAGGTGATGATACAACCCGAAAGCATATAGAAAATATGGGAGTTTTAGATTTGTAA
- the metK gene encoding methionine adenosyltransferase: MAANRRLFTSESVTEGHPDKISDQISDAILDEILKRDPNARVACETTVTTGLVLVAGEISTSTYVDIPSIVRKTIKEIGYTRAKFGFDAETCAVLTAIDEQSADIAGGVNQALEAREGKMTDEEIEAIGAGDQGLMFGYANNETPELMPLPISLAHKISKRLSDVRKDNTLEYLRPDGKTQVTIEYDEQDKPVRVDTIVVSTQHAPEIELKQIQEDIKKHVINPIVPKELLDENTKYFINPTGRFVIGGPQGDAGLTGRKIIVDTYGGYARHGGGAFSGKDATKVDRSAAYAARYVAKNIVAAGLADSCEVQLAYAIGVAEPVSISINTFGTGQASEEELVKAVRQLFDLRPAGIIKMLDLRRPIYKDTAAYGHFGRTDKDFPWEKTDKIDQLKELVK; the protein is encoded by the coding sequence ATGGCTGCAAATCGTCGATTATTCACATCAGAATCTGTTACGGAGGGACATCCGGACAAAATAAGTGACCAGATTTCTGATGCCATTTTGGATGAAATTTTAAAAAGGGATCCAAACGCAAGGGTTGCCTGTGAAACCACAGTTACAACAGGACTTGTCCTAGTTGCTGGAGAAATATCTACTTCTACTTATGTAGATATTCCAAGTATTGTTCGAAAAACAATTAAAGAAATAGGGTACACAAGAGCAAAGTTCGGATTTGACGCGGAAACATGTGCAGTTCTTACAGCAATTGACGAGCAGTCTGCGGATATAGCAGGTGGGGTTAACCAAGCGTTAGAAGCTCGTGAAGGTAAAATGACCGATGAAGAAATTGAAGCAATCGGAGCAGGGGACCAAGGGCTCATGTTTGGATATGCGAATAATGAAACACCGGAGTTAATGCCCTTGCCTATTTCGTTAGCGCATAAAATCTCTAAGCGTTTATCAGATGTTCGTAAAGACAATACATTAGAATATTTACGTCCAGACGGAAAAACACAAGTGACGATTGAGTATGATGAACAGGATAAACCAGTTCGTGTAGACACAATCGTAGTATCTACGCAACATGCACCAGAAATTGAATTAAAACAAATCCAAGAAGATATAAAAAAACATGTTATCAACCCAATTGTTCCGAAAGAGCTTTTGGATGAAAATACGAAATATTTTATTAATCCAACGGGTCGCTTCGTAATTGGAGGACCACAGGGGGATGCAGGGTTAACGGGTCGAAAAATTATCGTAGATACGTATGGTGGATATGCTCGCCACGGCGGAGGAGCTTTTAGTGGGAAGGATGCAACAAAGGTAGACCGATCTGCTGCATATGCGGCACGGTATGTTGCGAAAAATATTGTGGCAGCTGGTCTTGCAGATTCCTGTGAAGTTCAATTAGCCTATGCGATTGGCGTCGCGGAACCAGTATCTATTTCCATTAATACATTTGGTACAGGGCAAGCATCAGAAGAAGAACTCGTTAAAGCAGTACGCCAACTATTTGATTTACGACCAGCAGGGATTATTAAAATGTTGGATCTCCGTCGACCTATCTACAAAGATACAGCAGCATATGGACACTTTGGTCGAACAGACAAAGATTTTCCGTGGGAGAAAACCGATAAAATAGATCAATTAAAAGAATTAGTAAAGTAG
- the ytkD gene encoding RNA deprotection pyrophosphohydrolase, whose protein sequence is MKVFKDYYNNEVTLSFDDHPFSKKPKHVWVICRYDNKWLLTHHKDRGIEFPGGKVEEGETAEEAAVREVQEETGGHCETIDYIGQYYVDGKAGKIVKNVYYAEVKYLEKQSSYFETYGPVLLDKLPVHVASDAAFSFMMKDEVLPSSLEIIEELPFFR, encoded by the coding sequence ATGAAAGTCTTTAAGGATTATTATAACAATGAAGTGACCTTATCATTTGACGATCATCCTTTTTCTAAAAAGCCAAAGCATGTATGGGTGATTTGTCGGTACGATAATAAATGGTTACTGACCCATCATAAGGACAGAGGGATTGAGTTTCCTGGTGGAAAAGTAGAAGAAGGAGAAACCGCCGAAGAAGCTGCAGTTCGAGAAGTTCAGGAAGAAACAGGTGGTCATTGTGAAACGATTGATTATATTGGACAATATTATGTAGATGGAAAAGCAGGCAAAATTGTGAAAAATGTGTATTACGCAGAGGTTAAATACTTAGAAAAACAGTCCAGTTACTTTGAGACATACGGCCCAGTACTTTTAGATAAGTTACCAGTGCATGTAGCTTCAGACGCTGCCTTCAGCTTTATGATGAAAGATGAAGTACTACCAAGTAGTTTAGAGATTATTGAAGAGTTACCTTTCTTCAGATAA
- a CDS encoding DNA polymerase IV — MHDFSHLPRNDVLCIDMRSFYASVECMKHGLDPMTDMLAVVGDKNRSGSIILAASPELKRRHGVKNVSRFFDLPDDPNIHVVEAKMGDYIKVSLEITKLVNRYVPKEAIHQYSVDEVWVTVNGLDKIYGSPYEVAKMLQDELKDTMGLTCSIGIGDNKFLAKVVMDLYAKKTGIAECRYEDVERLLWPTPIEEIWGIGSRMKRNLNRMGIVTLGQLANYPLERLKKRFGIMGEQFYWHAWGVDLSPVLGDFQKQEQKGFGHGITLLRDYRKDEVYACLLDLCEEVCRRARTAKKAGRTVHLGIGYCQEVGGGFHRSRSVDLPTNITMDVYNVCVELFETFYDGVSKVRRVFVTLDNLYVDEETQLDLFENRTKKKDIGYVMDQIRDRYGSTALLRATSYTEAGVTLDRSKKIGGHKA; from the coding sequence ATGCATGATTTTAGCCATTTACCACGAAATGATGTTCTTTGTATAGATATGCGGTCTTTCTACGCAAGTGTAGAGTGTATGAAACACGGATTAGATCCAATGACCGATATGCTTGCGGTTGTCGGCGATAAAAACCGTTCAGGCAGTATCATTCTTGCCGCTTCTCCTGAGTTAAAGCGACGACATGGCGTGAAAAATGTAAGTCGTTTTTTTGATTTACCTGATGATCCAAATATTCATGTCGTGGAAGCCAAGATGGGGGACTACATAAAGGTTTCTTTAGAAATAACTAAGCTCGTGAATCGCTACGTACCGAAAGAAGCGATTCACCAATATTCTGTTGACGAGGTTTGGGTTACGGTAAATGGGTTAGATAAAATATACGGTTCTCCGTATGAAGTGGCTAAAATGCTTCAAGATGAACTGAAAGACACGATGGGACTGACCTGCTCGATTGGAATTGGAGATAACAAATTTTTAGCAAAAGTCGTCATGGATTTATACGCCAAGAAAACAGGAATTGCAGAATGCCGATACGAAGATGTAGAACGATTGCTTTGGCCTACTCCGATTGAAGAAATATGGGGAATTGGTTCTCGCATGAAGCGTAATCTCAATCGGATGGGAATTGTTACACTCGGTCAGCTAGCAAACTATCCACTGGAACGGTTAAAAAAACGCTTTGGTATAATGGGAGAGCAATTCTATTGGCATGCATGGGGCGTCGATTTAAGCCCTGTTTTAGGGGACTTTCAAAAGCAGGAACAAAAAGGATTCGGGCATGGCATCACCCTTCTTCGTGATTATCGAAAGGACGAAGTGTACGCTTGCCTATTAGACTTGTGTGAAGAGGTTTGTCGACGAGCTCGGACTGCTAAAAAAGCTGGGAGAACGGTTCATTTAGGAATTGGTTATTGTCAGGAAGTCGGTGGAGGATTCCATCGCTCTCGTTCGGTTGACCTCCCTACTAATATTACGATGGACGTGTACAATGTATGTGTAGAGCTTTTCGAAACCTTTTATGACGGGGTCAGCAAAGTTAGACGCGTCTTTGTTACACTTGATAATTTGTACGTAGATGAAGAAACCCAATTAGATTTATTCGAAAACCGAACAAAGAAAAAGGATATTGGATATGTGATGGATCAAATTAGAGATCGCTACGGATCGACTGCACTTCTCCGCGCTACAAGCTACACCGAAGCTGGAGTCACCTTGGATCGAAGTAAAAAAATTGGTGGACATAAAGCTTGA
- a CDS encoding ABC transporter ATP-binding protein, translating to METLTAKDLTLSYGEDIIIDDLNITIPKGEITVLIGGNGCGKSTLLRSMARLLKPKEGNVILEGGDIAKMPTKEVAKKLAILPQGPVSPEGLSVYDLVKQGRHPYKGMFKKWSQEDENAVMDALTSTNMVDLKDRAVDSLSGGQRQRAWIAMTLAQKTDTILLDEPTTYLDMTHQIEILDLLFELNERDGRTVVMVLHDLNLACRYAHHIVAIKDKKVYAQGRPEAVINCDLVHDVFQMKCDVTYDPMFGTPMCIPHGRGRCLIKSAVEEAKRNQVQANTVLN from the coding sequence ATGGAGACTTTAACAGCTAAAGATTTAACGTTAAGCTACGGAGAAGACATTATCATAGATGATTTGAACATAACGATACCTAAAGGTGAAATCACCGTGTTAATAGGTGGAAATGGCTGTGGGAAATCGACACTGCTTCGCTCAATGGCGCGTTTGCTAAAACCGAAGGAAGGTAATGTCATATTAGAAGGCGGAGACATTGCCAAAATGCCTACGAAGGAAGTCGCAAAAAAATTAGCAATCTTACCTCAAGGGCCAGTTAGTCCGGAGGGATTGTCTGTTTATGACTTAGTAAAGCAAGGAAGACATCCATACAAAGGGATGTTCAAGAAGTGGTCTCAAGAAGATGAGAATGCGGTAATGGATGCTCTAACGTCTACAAACATGGTGGATTTAAAGGATCGTGCAGTGGATTCATTATCCGGTGGTCAACGCCAGCGCGCTTGGATTGCTATGACATTGGCACAAAAGACGGATACTATTCTTCTTGATGAGCCAACAACTTATTTAGATATGACGCACCAAATTGAAATATTAGATTTGTTATTCGAGTTAAACGAGCGAGATGGCCGCACGGTTGTCATGGTGCTTCATGATTTGAATTTAGCTTGTCGTTACGCGCATCATATTGTTGCGATTAAAGATAAGAAGGTTTATGCGCAAGGTAGACCTGAAGCTGTTATCAATTGTGATTTGGTTCATGATGTGTTCCAAATGAAATGTGATGTCACATATGATCCAATGTTCGGAACGCCAATGTGTATCCCACATGGTAGAGGACGTTGCCTCATAAAAAGTGCAGTCGAAGAAGCGAAACGAAATCAAGTACAAGCAAATACGGTTTTAAACTAA
- the menB gene encoding 1,4-dihydroxy-2-naphthoyl-CoA synthase — translation MTIQWETIREYEDILFEKHGGIAKVTINRPEVHNAFRPQTVNEMIDAFMRARDDSSVGVIVLAGAGGKAFCSGGDQKVRGHGGYVGEDEIPRLNVLDLQRLIRVIPKPVVAMVSGYAIGGGHVLHVVCDLTIAADNAVFGQTGPKVGSFDAGYGAGLLARIVGHKKAREIWYLCRQYNAQEALDMGLVNTVVPLEKLEEETVQWCEEMLEKSPTALRFLKASFNADTDGLAGLQQMGGDATLLYYTTDEAKEGRDAFKEKRKPDFKQFPRFP, via the coding sequence ATGACGATCCAATGGGAAACCATCCGAGAGTACGAAGATATACTTTTTGAAAAGCATGGTGGAATTGCAAAAGTTACAATTAACAGACCTGAGGTACATAACGCATTCCGCCCACAAACTGTAAATGAAATGATTGACGCTTTTATGCGTGCTAGAGATGATTCAAGTGTAGGTGTTATTGTGCTTGCTGGTGCAGGTGGAAAGGCATTTTGCTCAGGTGGAGACCAAAAGGTGCGCGGGCACGGAGGATATGTAGGGGAGGATGAAATTCCTCGTCTAAACGTGCTGGACTTACAACGTTTAATTCGTGTAATTCCAAAGCCGGTAGTGGCTATGGTTTCTGGTTATGCAATTGGTGGTGGACATGTGCTTCATGTCGTGTGTGATTTAACGATTGCAGCGGATAACGCTGTTTTCGGACAAACTGGACCGAAAGTAGGAAGCTTTGATGCTGGGTACGGTGCAGGATTACTTGCACGTATCGTAGGACATAAAAAAGCTCGTGAAATTTGGTACTTATGCCGTCAATACAATGCACAAGAAGCGCTTGATATGGGCTTAGTCAATACAGTTGTTCCTTTAGAAAAATTGGAGGAAGAGACAGTTCAATGGTGTGAAGAGATGCTTGAAAAATCCCCGACTGCCCTTCGTTTCTTAAAAGCATCGTTTAATGCGGATACGGACGGTTTAGCAGGATTGCAACAAATGGGTGGGGACGCTACATTACTTTACTATACAACAGACGAGGCAAAAGAAGGACGAGATGCGTTTAAAGAAAAACGTAAACCAGACTTTAAACAGTTCCCTCGTTTCCCTTAA
- the menH gene encoding 2-succinyl-6-hydroxy-2,4-cyclohexadiene-1-carboxylate synthase, with amino-acid sequence MFVELQYGKYWVEDTGEGIPILALHGFTGSHRTWDFLKKRNRYRVISLDLPGHGKTDVKRTLSMDMVCEELHYLLAVLNLSSVYVIGYSMGGRIALSFANYYPDQVRALVLESSSPGIKEKEDRYFRIEKDEQLAQMLEHHGIESFVDFWESIPLFETQQHLPISIQQRIREERLQHTALGLAASLRGIGTGSQPSWWDSLSTLSIPVQLIVGDRDTKFVQIANAMKEKLLSCACIVVRNVGHAVHVEDPEFFDTIVHDFLLNQID; translated from the coding sequence ATGTTCGTTGAATTACAATACGGAAAGTATTGGGTGGAGGATACAGGTGAAGGGATACCAATTTTAGCCCTACACGGATTTACTGGCTCTCATCGCACGTGGGATTTTCTGAAAAAAAGGAATAGATATAGGGTAATTAGTCTTGATTTACCCGGTCACGGAAAAACAGATGTAAAGCGAACGTTGTCCATGGATATGGTTTGTGAGGAGCTTCATTACCTATTAGCTGTTTTGAACTTATCTTCCGTTTATGTAATAGGGTATTCGATGGGTGGAAGAATTGCACTTTCCTTTGCAAACTATTATCCGGACCAAGTTCGAGCCTTAGTGTTAGAAAGTAGCTCTCCAGGGATAAAAGAAAAAGAGGACCGTTATTTTAGAATAGAGAAGGATGAGCAACTGGCTCAAATGCTAGAGCACCATGGAATTGAATCCTTCGTGGATTTTTGGGAATCTATTCCCTTATTTGAGACGCAACAGCATTTACCGATTTCCATACAGCAACGGATTCGTGAAGAGAGGTTACAGCATACTGCGTTAGGATTAGCAGCTTCCCTTAGAGGGATTGGAACGGGAAGTCAACCGTCTTGGTGGGATTCGTTGTCCACCCTTTCAATTCCAGTTCAGCTAATTGTTGGAGATCGGGATACAAAGTTTGTTCAAATTGCTAATGCCATGAAAGAAAAGCTCTTATCCTGTGCATGTATTGTTGTTCGGAATGTAGGACATGCAGTTCATGTGGAAGATCCGGAATTTTTTGATACAATAGTACATGACTTTCTATTAAATCAGATAGATTAA
- the menD gene encoding 2-succinyl-5-enolpyruvyl-6-hydroxy-3-cyclohexene-1-carboxylic-acid synthase, giving the protein MDHTEILTRYVTSFVDELSHSGLTDVVISPGSRSTPLALTFAEHPNIQHWVNMDERSAAYFALGMAKQTKRPVAILCTSGTAAANYYPAIVEAHYSRVPLLVLTADRPHELRDVGAPQAIDQIDMFRNYVKWFHEMALPEASSSARQYVRSKASRAYSVAVGGNAGPVHLNFPFREPLVPDFTLPSLWEDRSKAYHAHSIGNKVLDENQLHYLATRFSHYSKGLIVVGPQEDHALAKAVVALAKQWQLPILADPLSQLRAGHHDKEVVVETYDSILKSEQVRTFLKPDFVLRFGAMPVSKPYLLLMKQFSDIDQYVVEAHDGYREPTGKETTFIYSDPISFCEKVMAEAVSFEPDWLQTWKTCNEKTKAILMEETTDALTEGHTVKHLAEAVPEGSTIYVGNSMPVRDLDTFFMNTPKSLSILGNRGANGIDGITSSALGAAATGQKVTLLIGDISFYHDFNGLLVGKQYEIDMTIVLINNNGGGIFSFLPQAKQADHFEVLFGTPLHMSIQKMVELYDGKYAKPATWDEVKDVLEKSHETKGVSVIEIETNRSENVAWHRQKWQKIEQELLAYLEG; this is encoded by the coding sequence ATGGACCATACGGAAATTTTGACTAGATATGTTACAAGCTTTGTTGATGAGCTTTCTCATAGTGGATTGACGGACGTGGTCATATCACCTGGATCCAGATCTACGCCACTTGCGCTCACGTTTGCAGAGCACCCAAACATACAGCATTGGGTAAACATGGATGAACGGTCTGCTGCTTATTTCGCTTTAGGTATGGCGAAGCAAACTAAAAGACCAGTTGCCATTCTTTGTACGTCAGGCACAGCTGCCGCAAATTATTACCCAGCTATCGTAGAGGCTCACTATAGTCGTGTGCCTCTTCTTGTGTTGACTGCGGATCGACCGCATGAGCTTCGGGATGTTGGAGCACCGCAAGCGATTGATCAAATCGATATGTTTCGGAACTATGTAAAATGGTTTCATGAAATGGCGTTACCTGAAGCATCTTCTAGCGCACGCCAGTATGTTCGAAGCAAAGCATCACGCGCCTATTCGGTTGCAGTTGGAGGAAATGCAGGACCTGTTCATTTGAATTTTCCATTTCGAGAGCCTTTAGTACCAGATTTTACGCTACCTTCTCTATGGGAAGACCGTTCTAAAGCCTATCATGCTCATTCGATTGGGAACAAGGTGTTGGATGAAAATCAGTTACATTATCTCGCAACTAGATTTTCTCACTATTCAAAAGGACTGATCGTAGTTGGACCACAAGAGGACCATGCCTTAGCGAAGGCTGTCGTAGCATTAGCGAAGCAGTGGCAGCTTCCGATTCTAGCGGACCCACTATCTCAACTACGCGCAGGACACCACGACAAAGAGGTTGTGGTGGAGACCTACGATTCTATTTTGAAGAGTGAACAAGTTCGCACATTCCTAAAACCAGATTTTGTTCTTCGCTTTGGAGCGATGCCTGTTTCTAAGCCGTATTTGCTTCTCATGAAACAATTTTCGGATATCGATCAGTACGTAGTAGAAGCGCATGATGGGTACCGAGAACCGACTGGTAAGGAAACAACTTTCATATATAGCGATCCTATTTCTTTTTGTGAGAAAGTAATGGCGGAAGCTGTTTCTTTTGAACCGGATTGGTTACAGACGTGGAAAACATGTAACGAAAAAACAAAAGCTATACTAATGGAAGAAACAACGGATGCGTTAACCGAAGGTCATACAGTAAAACATCTAGCCGAAGCCGTTCCAGAAGGTAGTACGATTTATGTTGGGAATAGCATGCCAGTTCGAGATCTTGATACATTCTTTATGAACACGCCCAAATCTCTATCTATCTTAGGAAACCGAGGAGCGAATGGAATAGATGGCATCACTTCTAGTGCTCTCGGTGCTGCTGCTACTGGTCAAAAGGTAACGTTACTTATCGGGGATATTTCTTTTTACCATGACTTCAATGGATTACTAGTTGGAAAACAATATGAGATTGACATGACCATTGTGTTAATCAATAACAATGGTGGAGGGATTTTCTCTTTCTTACCGCAAGCAAAACAAGCGGATCATTTTGAGGTGTTATTTGGTACTCCATTACATATGAGTATTCAAAAAATGGTGGAGCTCTACGATGGGAAGTATGCAAAGCCAGCCACGTGGGACGAAGTAAAAGATGTGTTAGAAAAGAGCCATGAAACAAAAGGGGTGTCTGTCATTGAAATCGAAACAAATCGAAGCGAAAATGTGGCTTGGCACCGTCAGAAATGGCAGAAGATAGAGCAAGAATTACTTGCCTACCTCGAAGGGTGA